From Streptomyces sp. NBC_00775, one genomic window encodes:
- a CDS encoding M4 family metallopeptidase, translated as MTQFYARHKRTTLAIATAVAAGALLTTGMTTGASAQNAASPSGAAALAAAPVQLSAAARTALIQKADANTAATAQQIGLGAKEKLVVKDVVKDADGTVHTRYERTYAGLPVLGGDLVVHQKPGKTETVTKATTKTIKVASLKPQIAVAKAEKQALTAARAAGSEKTAADGARKVIWAGNGTPTLAYETIVGGLQDDGTPNRLHVITDAATGKKLFEYQGIENATGTGKTLYSGTVSLTTSLSGTTYSLTDASRGSHKTYNLKHTTSSGTGTLFTNTTNTWGTGAASSSTTDVTAAADAAYGAQETWDFYKSTFGRSGIKNDGVGAYSRVHYGSSYVNAFWDDDCFCMTYGDGSSNTHPLTSLDVAGHEMSHGVTANTAGLNYSGESGGLNEATSDIFGTGVEFYAANSSDVGDYLIGEKININGDGTPLRYMDKPSKDGGSADSWSSSVGNLDVHYSSGVANHFFYLLSEGSGAKTINGVSYNSPTSNSSTVTGIGRDKALQIWYKALTTYFTSSTNYKAARTGTLSAASALYGSSSTEYAAVAAAWSAVNVS; from the coding sequence GTGACTCAGTTCTACGCGCGTCACAAGCGCACCACTCTGGCCATCGCCACCGCTGTCGCGGCCGGAGCCCTGCTCACCACCGGTATGACCACCGGTGCCTCCGCCCAGAACGCCGCCTCCCCCTCGGGTGCCGCGGCCCTCGCCGCCGCCCCGGTCCAGCTGTCCGCGGCCGCGCGCACGGCCCTGATTCAGAAGGCGGACGCCAACACGGCCGCCACGGCTCAGCAGATAGGCCTCGGCGCCAAGGAGAAGCTGGTCGTCAAGGACGTCGTCAAGGACGCCGACGGCACGGTGCACACGCGTTACGAGCGCACCTACGCCGGACTCCCGGTCCTCGGCGGCGACCTGGTCGTCCACCAGAAGCCGGGCAAGACCGAGACCGTGACCAAGGCGACGACGAAGACCATCAAGGTGGCCTCCCTCAAGCCGCAGATCGCCGTCGCCAAGGCCGAGAAGCAGGCCCTGACCGCGGCGCGGGCCGCGGGCTCGGAGAAGACCGCCGCGGACGGCGCCCGCAAGGTGATCTGGGCCGGCAACGGCACCCCGACCCTGGCGTACGAGACGATCGTCGGCGGCCTCCAGGACGACGGCACCCCCAACCGTCTGCACGTCATCACCGACGCCGCCACCGGCAAGAAGCTCTTCGAGTACCAGGGCATCGAGAACGCGACCGGCACCGGCAAGACGCTGTACTCGGGCACCGTCAGCCTCACCACCAGCCTCTCGGGCACGACGTACTCGCTGACCGACGCCTCGCGCGGCAGCCACAAGACGTACAACCTGAAGCACACCACCAGTTCGGGCACCGGCACCCTGTTCACCAACACCACGAACACGTGGGGCACCGGCGCCGCCTCCAGCTCCACCACCGACGTGACCGCGGCCGCCGACGCCGCCTACGGCGCGCAGGAGACCTGGGACTTCTACAAGAGCACGTTCGGCCGCAGCGGCATCAAGAACGACGGTGTCGGCGCCTACTCCCGCGTCCACTACGGCAGCTCGTACGTCAACGCCTTCTGGGACGACGACTGCTTCTGCATGACGTACGGCGACGGCTCCAGCAACACGCACCCGCTGACCTCGCTGGACGTGGCCGGCCACGAGATGAGCCACGGCGTCACCGCCAACACCGCGGGCCTCAACTACAGCGGTGAGTCCGGCGGTCTGAACGAGGCGACCTCCGACATCTTCGGCACCGGCGTGGAGTTCTACGCGGCGAACTCCTCGGACGTCGGCGACTACCTCATCGGCGAGAAGATCAACATCAACGGCGACGGCACCCCGCTGCGCTACATGGACAAGCCCAGCAAGGACGGCGGCTCCGCCGACTCCTGGTCGTCCAGTGTCGGCAACCTCGACGTGCACTACTCGTCGGGCGTGGCGAACCACTTCTTCTACCTCCTCTCGGAGGGCAGCGGCGCCAAGACGATCAACGGGGTCAGCTACAACTCCCCGACGTCCAACAGCTCCACGGTCACCGGCATCGGCCGCGACAAGGCCCTGCAGATCTGGTACAAGGCGCTGACGACCTACTTCACGTCGTCGACGAACTACAAGGCCGCCCGCACGGGCACGCTCTCCGCGGCGTCGGCCCTGTACGGCTCCAGCAGCACGGAGTACGCGGCGGTCGCGGCGGCGTGGTCCGCGGTGAACGTCAGCTAG
- a CDS encoding DUF1990 family protein, producing MPFTYEDVGATREDRCPPGFHRLHVRSRIGEGEAVFRRASEALMTWEMHRAMGVGISSEADKAAPGVDVTVGLGPIKAPCRVVWTAEEPRRTAWAYGTLSGHPECGEEAFVVTRTGDGTVWLTITAFSRAAKWYSRAAGPATRGLQHAYAQRCGKVLRRLCAGLDD from the coding sequence ATGCCCTTCACGTACGAGGACGTGGGCGCGACCCGCGAGGACCGCTGCCCACCGGGCTTCCACCGACTGCACGTCCGCTCCCGGATCGGCGAGGGCGAGGCCGTCTTCCGCCGCGCCTCCGAGGCCCTGATGACCTGGGAAATGCACCGGGCCATGGGCGTCGGCATCTCCTCCGAGGCCGACAAGGCCGCCCCCGGAGTGGACGTCACCGTCGGTCTCGGCCCGATCAAGGCCCCCTGCCGCGTGGTCTGGACGGCCGAGGAACCACGCCGCACCGCCTGGGCCTACGGAACGCTTTCCGGCCATCCGGAGTGCGGCGAGGAGGCCTTCGTCGTCACCCGCACCGGCGACGGCACCGTCTGGCTGACGATCACCGCCTTCAGCCGCGCGGCGAAGTGGTACTCCCGCGCGGCCGGACCGGCGACCCGAGGACTCCAGCACGCCTACGCCCAGAGGTGCGGGAAGGTACTGCGCCGGTTGTGCGCGGGCCTGGACGACTAG